The Methanococcoides methylutens MM1 genome has a window encoding:
- the fpoA gene encoding F420H2 dehydrogenase subunit FpoA, translating to MSVIIDSSNIINSYIPVAVFLVVSLLMPPATMTMVKLLSPRSKSPNKYATYECGSDPLGDARIQFNVEYYLYAIAFVLFDIEVLFLYPWAMVYIGNGVDMVTAIVEMLIFIFVLLFGYAYLWKKGALKWMN from the coding sequence ATGTCAGTAATAATCGATAGTAGCAATATTATCAATAGTTACATTCCGGTTGCTGTGTTTCTTGTTGTTTCGCTTCTGATGCCACCTGCAACAATGACTATGGTCAAGTTGCTGAGTCCCAGAAGCAAATCACCTAATAAATATGCGACCTATGAATGTGGTTCCGATCCGTTAGGAGATGCGCGAATACAATTCAATGTTGAGTATTATCTTTATGCGATCGCATTCGTTTTGTTCGATATCGAAGTACTTTTCCTTTACCCATGGGCTATGGTATACATAGGCAATGGTGTCGATATGGTAACAGCGATCGTTGAGATGTTAATCTTCATTTTCGTTTTGTTGTTTGGATATGCCTACTTATGGAAGAAGGGTGCTCTTAAATGGATGAATTAA
- the fpoI gene encoding F420H2 dehydrogenase subunit FpoI: protein MVLKNIARAVKNIYKPPITRRYPEVPTELPDRFRGLQKLDKSKCIGCGICANTCPNSAIKIVRARISPDSEKTRWFPAIDIGHCLFCGLCIDQCPQNALSSTKVYTTGVIRWTHEELLYTPDMLAREVPVGENGE, encoded by the coding sequence ATGGTATTGAAAAATATTGCTAGAGCTGTTAAAAACATCTACAAGCCCCCTATTACCAGAAGGTATCCTGAGGTACCCACCGAGTTGCCTGACAGGTTCAGAGGGCTTCAAAAACTTGATAAAAGTAAATGTATAGGCTGTGGTATTTGTGCTAACACCTGCCCTAACAGTGCGATAAAGATCGTAAGGGCAAGGATTAGTCCGGATAGTGAAAAGACAAGGTGGTTCCCTGCCATCGATATTGGTCACTGTCTGTTCTGCGGTCTTTGTATAGATCAGTGTCCACAAAATGCTCTCTCAAGCACAAAGGTCTACACCACCGGTGTGATCAGGTGGACTCATGAGGAATTATTGTATACTCCGGACATGCTGGCACGTGAAGTACCGGTAGGGGAGAATGGTGAGTGA
- the fpoD gene encoding F420H2 dehydrogenase subunit FpoD, whose amino-acid sequence MDENVGPSEMIVHLGPQHPMQPGPFRLNLRLRGETVVDAEVELGFIHKGIEKIMESKTYLQGIPIVDRICYLTAMTNEEAYVGAVEKLADIEVPERSQYIRIIVEELSRLQSHLLGMGEFGEFIGFVSMFMYTIKEREDILSLMDMVTGARITHTFLRYGGVRDDIPEGFKEKSVVVFASLREQINEYRRLFNEDEIYKQRCFGVGVLQAKTARDLGVSGPALRATGVAFDIRKDEPYLTYKDLDFKVCTATDGDIAARINVRLEEMEEAMYIIEQCLDQMPGGPLFYEDSPYGKRSPVMRVPEGDVFHRVEDPRGEMGFYVVSDGSDKPHRVKIRGPVYPTMQALPPLITGTTVADVAAIAGSMDGCTSEADR is encoded by the coding sequence ATGGATGAAAATGTAGGCCCATCAGAAATGATAGTCCACCTCGGACCACAGCACCCAATGCAGCCAGGACCTTTCAGGTTGAACCTGAGGCTCAGAGGCGAAACAGTGGTTGATGCTGAGGTCGAGTTAGGATTCATTCACAAGGGTATTGAAAAGATTATGGAGAGCAAGACGTATCTCCAGGGTATTCCTATCGTCGATAGGATCTGCTACCTCACAGCAATGACCAACGAAGAAGCATATGTTGGTGCTGTAGAGAAACTTGCAGATATTGAGGTTCCGGAAAGGTCCCAGTACATAAGGATCATCGTTGAGGAACTCTCAAGGCTTCAGAGCCACCTTCTTGGTATGGGTGAGTTCGGTGAGTTCATTGGTTTTGTATCAATGTTCATGTACACCATCAAGGAAAGGGAAGATATCCTGTCTTTGATGGACATGGTAACCGGAGCACGTATTACACACACTTTCCTCAGATACGGTGGTGTGCGTGACGACATTCCTGAAGGATTCAAGGAAAAATCTGTTGTAGTTTTCGCAAGTCTCAGGGAGCAGATCAATGAGTACAGAAGACTGTTCAATGAGGACGAGATCTATAAACAGCGTTGCTTCGGTGTCGGTGTACTTCAAGCAAAGACCGCAAGGGATCTTGGTGTATCAGGACCTGCTCTCCGTGCAACAGGCGTTGCTTTTGATATAAGGAAAGATGAACCATACCTTACTTACAAGGACCTTGATTTCAAGGTGTGTACAGCCACAGATGGTGACATTGCAGCCCGTATCAATGTAAGGCTCGAAGAGATGGAGGAAGCTATGTACATCATCGAGCAGTGCCTTGACCAGATGCCAGGCGGACCACTCTTCTATGAAGATTCTCCATACGGCAAGAGGAGTCCTGTAATGAGGGTTCCTGAAGGCGATGTGTTCCACAGGGTAGAGGATCCACGTGGAGAAATGGGCTTCTATGTCGTTTCAGACGGTTCCGACAAGCCACACCGTGTAAAGATAAGGGGTCCGGTCTATCCGACCATGCAGGCATTACCTCCACTGATCACAGGAACAACTGTTGCTGATGTGGCAGCTATTGCAGGTAGTATGGACGGATGTACCAGTGAGGCGGACAGGTGA
- the fpoM gene encoding F(420)H(2) dehydrogenase subunit M encodes MLPILSLIVLIPILFSAVTFLTKTREQARISALVGTLITLVLTLYMYFSFDSTTAAMQFEEMANWIPSLGISYHLGVDGVSMPLILLNAIVIPLLIIYTWDDVRSAPNRFYGLILAMQGAVIGVFVALDFFIFYIFWELTLVPLFFMVNIWGGSNKKHAAIKFFIYTHVASLVMLLGIFGLYFNAWSITGSPNMDMAHLISQFQFFESGGLRDAIFLALLFGFIVKLPVVPFHSWLPDAYSEAPTAGSVLFILLKIGGYGLFRVMLPMLPFTATPSLMITIMGALGAVSILYGAFLALAQKDLKRMIAYSSISHMGYVTLGCAGLVSLSVSGAMFQQFSHGLIMSIMFMSCGVIQTATGTRIINELGGLAQKMPKLTVIMVLGFMASLGLPGLTGFIAEFLVLTFSFINVPTYVIIALLAIVITAAYHLWALQRAMFGTFNEKLGEIVDISSYQTLSMGIIALLVLYFGLNPSPVLDMMITNSEKIVSLMAVMGV; translated from the coding sequence ATGTTACCAATATTATCTTTGATCGTGCTGATTCCAATTTTGTTCTCAGCCGTGACATTCTTAACAAAAACAAGGGAACAGGCAAGGATATCCGCTTTAGTGGGTACTCTGATCACACTGGTCCTGACACTCTACATGTACTTCTCATTCGACAGTACGACAGCAGCTATGCAGTTTGAGGAAATGGCAAACTGGATCCCATCACTTGGTATCAGCTATCACCTTGGTGTTGATGGCGTTTCCATGCCTCTTATATTGCTCAATGCTATTGTTATCCCACTGTTGATCATCTACACATGGGATGATGTCAGGTCAGCACCTAACAGGTTCTATGGTCTGATACTTGCAATGCAGGGAGCAGTCATTGGTGTTTTCGTAGCACTTGACTTCTTTATATTCTATATCTTCTGGGAGCTTACCCTCGTACCATTGTTCTTCATGGTGAACATCTGGGGTGGTTCCAACAAGAAGCATGCAGCAATCAAGTTCTTCATCTACACTCACGTCGCATCCCTTGTGATGCTTCTGGGTATCTTTGGTCTGTACTTCAACGCATGGTCTATCACAGGATCCCCGAACATGGACATGGCACACCTTATTAGCCAGTTCCAGTTCTTTGAATCCGGCGGCCTCAGGGATGCAATATTCCTTGCATTGCTCTTTGGATTCATTGTGAAACTTCCTGTAGTACCATTCCACTCCTGGTTGCCGGATGCATATTCCGAAGCACCAACAGCAGGCAGTGTACTATTCATCCTTCTTAAGATCGGTGGATATGGTCTGTTCAGGGTAATGCTTCCAATGTTACCATTCACAGCAACTCCAAGTCTCATGATCACTATCATGGGAGCACTTGGTGCAGTGAGCATCCTCTACGGTGCATTCCTTGCACTTGCACAGAAGGATCTCAAGAGAATGATCGCATACTCCAGTATCAGTCACATGGGATACGTTACCCTCGGTTGTGCTGGTCTTGTGAGCCTTTCAGTATCCGGTGCAATGTTCCAGCAGTTCTCACACGGACTTATCATGAGCATCATGTTCATGTCATGTGGTGTGATACAGACTGCAACAGGTACAAGGATCATCAACGAACTTGGTGGTCTTGCACAGAAGATGCCAAAGCTTACAGTGATCATGGTACTCGGATTCATGGCATCACTTGGTCTGCCTGGCCTTACCGGTTTCATTGCAGAGTTCCTTGTGCTGACATTCAGTTTCATTAATGTGCCAACCTATGTGATAATCGCCCTGCTGGCAATCGTAATTACAGCAGCATATCACCTCTGGGCATTGCAGAGGGCAATGTTCGGTACTTTCAATGAAAAGCTTGGTGAGATCGTGGATATTTCGTCCTACCAGACATTGTCCATGGGAATCATCGCCCTGCTTGTACTGTACTTTGGACTGAACCCAAGTCCGGTGCTGGATATGATGATAACGAATTCAGAGAAGATTGTCAGCCTTATGGCTGTAATGGGGGTGTGA
- the fpoL gene encoding F420H2 dehydrogenase subunit FpoL, protein MAMENLAFLIPLLPALAFVLTFFLGKKLPSGGAIIPIVAIAISCIISLAITMGLLQNPEHVVTQSVHWFSILNLGILIDPLAAVMLSMVTFVSLLIHIYAVGYMSHDPAKPRYFAETALFTAAMLGVILSDNILQLFICWELVGLCSYLLIGFWFHKPGAAAAAKKAFLTTRVGDVMFLAGIVLLFSDIYTVYNGVLPEGVYVLQFSEMFHLIPELVAINSTILGMEVSHLTLVTLLFFGGAVGKSGQFPLHVWLPDAMEGPTTVSALIHAATMVTAGVYLVARTFPMFLAAPDSLIIVAIVGAFTALFAATMGIVMNDLKRVLAYSTVSQLGYMVLGLGLGAVVGAEAVGISMFHLINHAFFKALLFLCAGSVIHAVGTHDMRQLGGVRKVMPITFATMTAAALALAGFGIPGTGIGFSGFMSKDPIIESAYLYATETGSWMPYLFAITAAFLTSLYIFRLIFMTFTGEARTDYGGHESPSSMTVPLAILAVLAVIFGALTRTSFYHFIEETFVHMDIEALAELGGYHLAHHGHEPLLVLWMPLIVAVAGLVIAYLIYNRRVVDMSRIVSRNNPVYKLLYNRYYQHQIFVEFFSVKIIYEGLALAGYYSDKMLDWLVNGTSYVLIEAGDSLRKFQTGVIQHYAAAVVAGVGLLVVLIKLVMEVF, encoded by the coding sequence ATGGCAATGGAAAACCTTGCATTTTTAATACCACTGCTTCCTGCACTTGCCTTTGTGCTTACCTTCTTCCTTGGGAAGAAATTGCCATCCGGCGGTGCAATTATTCCGATCGTGGCAATAGCCATTTCATGTATAATATCACTGGCTATCACCATGGGTCTGTTGCAGAACCCTGAGCACGTAGTTACTCAGTCTGTTCACTGGTTCTCAATACTCAATCTTGGAATACTGATCGACCCGCTCGCAGCGGTAATGCTTTCAATGGTTACATTTGTGAGCTTGCTTATCCACATCTATGCTGTGGGTTACATGTCACACGACCCTGCCAAGCCAAGGTACTTCGCAGAGACCGCTCTCTTCACAGCAGCGATGCTTGGTGTGATCCTTTCAGACAACATCCTTCAGCTGTTCATTTGCTGGGAGCTTGTGGGTCTTTGTTCATACCTGCTTATCGGTTTCTGGTTCCACAAGCCAGGAGCAGCTGCAGCAGCTAAGAAGGCATTCCTGACCACCAGGGTTGGTGACGTCATGTTCCTTGCAGGTATTGTCCTGCTCTTCTCTGACATATATACCGTATACAATGGAGTACTTCCGGAAGGCGTATACGTCCTCCAGTTTAGTGAAATGTTCCATTTGATCCCGGAACTTGTTGCTATTAATTCAACAATACTGGGTATGGAAGTAAGTCATCTGACACTTGTGACACTGTTGTTCTTTGGTGGTGCAGTTGGTAAGTCAGGTCAGTTCCCGCTTCATGTGTGGCTGCCTGATGCAATGGAAGGTCCAACGACCGTTTCAGCTCTCATCCACGCAGCAACGATGGTTACAGCCGGTGTCTATCTTGTAGCACGTACATTCCCAATGTTCCTTGCAGCACCTGATTCATTGATCATCGTTGCTATCGTTGGTGCTTTCACTGCACTGTTCGCAGCAACAATGGGTATCGTAATGAACGATCTTAAGAGAGTGCTTGCTTATTCAACTGTCAGTCAGCTTGGATACATGGTTCTTGGTCTTGGTCTTGGTGCAGTAGTCGGTGCAGAAGCTGTTGGAATTTCAATGTTCCACCTCATCAACCATGCATTCTTCAAGGCACTGCTCTTCCTCTGTGCAGGAAGTGTTATCCATGCTGTAGGTACACATGATATGAGACAGCTTGGTGGCGTACGCAAGGTCATGCCTATCACATTCGCTACAATGACGGCTGCAGCACTTGCGCTTGCAGGTTTCGGTATTCCAGGTACAGGTATCGGATTCAGTGGTTTCATGAGTAAGGATCCAATAATCGAGTCTGCATATCTGTATGCAACAGAAACCGGTAGCTGGATGCCATACCTGTTTGCTATCACAGCAGCTTTCCTTACATCCCTGTATATCTTCAGGTTAATTTTCATGACCTTTACAGGAGAGGCAAGGACAGATTATGGTGGACACGAGTCCCCTTCATCCATGACAGTACCTCTTGCGATCCTTGCAGTGCTCGCAGTGATTTTCGGTGCATTGACAAGAACATCCTTCTATCACTTCATCGAAGAGACTTTTGTACACATGGATATTGAAGCACTTGCTGAGCTTGGTGGATACCACCTTGCACACCACGGACATGAACCACTTCTTGTCCTCTGGATGCCACTGATCGTGGCAGTTGCAGGCCTTGTCATTGCTTACCTGATCTACAACAGGAGAGTAGTTGACATGAGCAGGATCGTTTCAAGGAACAACCCTGTTTACAAGTTGCTCTACAACAGGTATTATCAGCATCAGATCTTTGTTGAGTTCTTCTCTGTAAAGATCATCTACGAGGGCCTTGCACTTGCAGGTTACTATTCAGACAAGATGCTGGACTGGCTTGTCAACGGTACAAGTTACGTGCTTATTGAAGCAGGAGACTCCCTTAGGAAATTCCAGACCGGAGTCATACAGCACTATGCAGCAGCAGTTGTTGCAGGTGTAGGCCTGCTGGTCGTTCTGATCAAGCTGGTCATGGAGGTCTTCTAA
- a CDS encoding NADH-quinone oxidoreductase subunit J gives MTGIIEGAIFAIVALVLISFAILTVVSRDIVRAALALVLAMFTVAAVYIMLNAQFLGIVQILVYVGAIGVLILFAVMLTKKNMGSDDDE, from the coding sequence ATGACAGGTATAATCGAAGGTGCCATCTTCGCTATTGTCGCTCTTGTGCTGATCTCATTTGCGATACTGACAGTAGTGTCAAGGGACATAGTACGTGCAGCACTTGCACTCGTTCTTGCTATGTTTACAGTGGCTGCCGTGTACATCATGCTCAATGCACAGTTCCTGGGTATTGTCCAGATCCTTGTGTATGTCGGAGCAATCGGAGTTCTGATACTCTTCGCAGTTATGTTGACCAAGAAGAATATGGGAAGTGATGATGATGAGTGA
- a CDS encoding F420H2 dehydrogenase subunit FpoO, with product MADCDLCGVAIPTVCPVRVFAPKFEQSYPEGVWKGLCSGCLENAKKAYDEAIENKATGTFGKCDLCGADGQLQDVEINIPSFSKGYELERKKICMKCLEQSSDAYENKDELLGEHH from the coding sequence ATGGCAGATTGTGACCTTTGCGGAGTAGCAATTCCAACAGTATGCCCTGTAAGGGTATTTGCTCCAAAGTTTGAGCAATCCTATCCTGAAGGTGTATGGAAGGGTCTTTGCAGCGGCTGTCTTGAGAATGCTAAGAAGGCATATGACGAGGCTATTGAGAACAAGGCAACCGGCACATTTGGTAAATGTGACCTTTGCGGTGCAGATGGACAGTTACAGGATGTGGAGATCAATATCCCATCCTTCTCAAAGGGCTATGAGCTTGAGAGAAAGAAGATCTGCATGAAATGCCTTGAACAAAGCAGTGATGCCTACGAAAATAAGGATGAACTGCTTGGTGAACATCACTGA
- the fpoN gene encoding F(420)H(2) dehydrogenase subunit N has protein sequence MDLMLLAPEITLLVTGLAIVLMGLFLSGQSKKILGYIATLGCLVALLFTLNSFGTTAVMFSNSLSIDALSQFFKLVFLTVATLVSIAAIKYTDGNGNTDEFYALTLFATIGMMMVASANDLMVLFVAFELASLATYGLAGFEKKNPASTEAAMKYFIIGSLSAALLLLGIGYVYGTTGTTNIEAIAQNMGLLTSSPMGILSLVLLIAGFGFKIALVPFHMWAPDTYQGAPSVVSALLAAGSKKMGFVAAFKVFITGLIALQADWQMAFAILAVITMTYGNIVALSQTSVKRMLAYSSLAQAGYITMALVVMTPMALTGGILYALSHGFMKAGAFIATAAVVYMATSENKDILKADHLDSFKGLGKRMPITALSLTVFVLALSGIPPTAGFMSKFVLFSSTIESGLVWLAVIAILNSALSLYYYARVVRYMYAMPAEGEKVSEPIPYVVALLVAVAGVLAIGIWPEPFVNMAMEAAKVLIPGGM, from the coding sequence ATGGATCTAATGTTACTCGCACCTGAAATAACGCTCCTGGTAACAGGACTCGCAATAGTACTGATGGGTTTGTTCCTTTCAGGCCAGTCTAAGAAAATACTCGGATACATAGCAACACTTGGCTGTCTTGTTGCCCTGCTGTTCACACTGAACAGCTTTGGCACCACAGCGGTCATGTTCTCAAACTCACTGAGCATTGATGCACTTTCACAGTTCTTCAAACTCGTGTTCCTGACAGTTGCGACACTTGTGTCCATAGCAGCCATCAAATACACTGATGGGAATGGTAATACTGATGAGTTCTATGCTCTTACGCTCTTCGCAACCATCGGTATGATGATGGTAGCATCAGCAAATGATCTCATGGTACTCTTCGTTGCATTCGAGCTTGCAAGTCTTGCAACATACGGTCTTGCAGGTTTCGAGAAGAAGAACCCTGCATCCACAGAAGCAGCAATGAAGTACTTCATCATTGGTTCACTTTCAGCTGCTCTGCTGCTGCTTGGTATCGGATACGTTTACGGTACAACAGGTACTACTAACATTGAGGCAATTGCCCAGAACATGGGCCTGCTTACAAGCAGTCCAATGGGAATTCTTTCCCTTGTACTGCTCATCGCAGGATTTGGTTTCAAGATCGCTCTTGTACCATTCCACATGTGGGCACCTGACACCTATCAGGGTGCACCTTCAGTGGTATCCGCACTTCTGGCAGCCGGTTCCAAGAAGATGGGATTCGTTGCAGCTTTCAAGGTCTTCATCACAGGTCTTATTGCCCTCCAGGCAGACTGGCAGATGGCATTCGCCATTCTTGCAGTGATTACAATGACCTACGGTAACATCGTAGCATTGTCACAGACCAGTGTAAAGCGCATGCTTGCTTACTCATCCCTTGCACAGGCAGGATATATCACAATGGCACTTGTGGTCATGACCCCAATGGCACTCACTGGTGGTATCCTCTATGCACTATCACACGGTTTCATGAAAGCAGGAGCTTTCATTGCAACAGCTGCTGTGGTCTACATGGCAACATCAGAGAACAAGGATATACTGAAAGCTGACCACCTTGACAGCTTCAAGGGTCTTGGTAAGAGAATGCCAATTACAGCACTCTCCCTGACAGTCTTTGTACTGGCACTTTCCGGTATTCCACCAACAGCAGGTTTCATGAGCAAGTTCGTCCTGTTCTCATCAACAATTGAATCAGGACTTGTCTGGCTTGCAGTGATCGCTATCCTTAACAGCGCACTTTCACTGTATTACTACGCTAGAGTGGTAAGATACATGTATGCTATGCCAGCAGAGGGCGAGAAGGTCTCAGAACCAATTCCATACGTCGTTGCATTGCTCGTAGCAGTTGCAGGTGTACTGGCAATCGGTATCTGGCCAGAACCATTCGTGAACATGGCAATGGAAGCCGCAAAAGTATTGATCCCTGGAGGTATGTAA
- a CDS encoding nucleoside recognition domain-containing protein, which translates to MFELLIRVLDFALPVIATIFVGLFGTGLLIEMGLMQKFSRFTEPLFRHTHLPQACASAFLVSLGSTVAANSMVVKIKDEGCLDERETMLCAVLNSTPAYIREILTYQIPIVLPALGPVVGGFYVMVFILSAFVKVSIVIILSRIWFREHTCSVPKAEPTERPHIKDAMRKAFKRQKRLFTKIAVIYLTMTTLIFALRERGAFEVFSVLPLADIFGIPPESIIPLTTYVASPILGVSLLGPMISDGGISYLQAMIVLMLGSMFMLPIFSVRAIIPRYVSIFGPRIGLRIVAFSTGISMTIRFILLIILLSIARI; encoded by the coding sequence ATGTTCGAGCTGCTTATAAGAGTGCTTGATTTTGCACTCCCTGTGATCGCCACCATATTTGTGGGCCTTTTTGGAACAGGGTTGCTTATTGAAATGGGACTTATGCAAAAGTTCTCAAGGTTCACAGAACCTCTTTTCAGGCACACTCACCTCCCGCAAGCCTGTGCCTCTGCGTTTCTTGTATCACTTGGGTCCACCGTAGCAGCGAACAGCATGGTTGTGAAAATTAAGGACGAAGGCTGTCTTGATGAACGTGAGACAATGCTTTGTGCAGTCCTTAACAGCACACCGGCATACATCCGGGAGATCCTTACATATCAGATCCCGATCGTACTTCCTGCACTTGGTCCTGTGGTTGGAGGATTCTACGTAATGGTCTTCATACTCAGTGCCTTTGTGAAGGTATCTATTGTTATAATACTGAGCAGGATATGGTTCCGGGAGCATACATGCTCCGTACCAAAGGCAGAGCCAACAGAGCGGCCCCACATCAAAGATGCTATGAGAAAAGCATTCAAAAGGCAAAAACGTCTCTTCACGAAGATAGCTGTTATCTACTTAACAATGACAACACTGATATTTGCCCTGAGGGAAAGAGGTGCTTTCGAGGTTTTCAGCGTTCTCCCCCTTGCAGACATATTCGGCATACCACCGGAAAGCATAATCCCGCTCACCACATACGTTGCCAGTCCGATACTGGGAGTATCACTGCTTGGACCAATGATCAGCGATGGTGGCATCTCATACCTGCAGGCGATGATAGTGCTTATGCTCGGAAGTATGTTCATGCTGCCAATATTCAGTGTCAGGGCGATAATTCCACGTTATGTATCTATTTTCGGCCCAAGGATCGGATTAAGGATCGTAGCATTCTCAACCGGGATAAGCATGACTATCAGGTTCATTCTCCTTATCATATTGCTATCCATAGCAAGAATATGA
- the fpoJ gene encoding F420H2 dehydrogenase subunit FpoJ: protein MSEQRPTIMEAFVHQFNPKRQIAKLLDLKVPSIESILKTFTRMIIAGLFLAVVLVSLYGTGWPAIEQLPQNVADQSNIKALGVLIFTDFVIPFEILSVVLLSSLMGAIYLAKGDDN from the coding sequence ATGAGTGAACAACGTCCAACCATTATGGAAGCATTTGTCCATCAGTTCAATCCAAAGAGACAGATCGCAAAGTTGTTGGACCTGAAGGTTCCTTCAATCGAGTCCATCCTTAAGACATTCACAAGAATGATAATTGCAGGTTTGTTCCTTGCAGTCGTACTGGTATCACTTTACGGTACCGGATGGCCAGCTATTGAACAGCTTCCACAGAACGTTGCTGACCAGAGTAACATCAAAGCATTGGGTGTCCTTATCTTTACAGACTTTGTGATCCCATTCGAAATCCTTTCAGTAGTGTTACTTTCCTCACTGATGGGTGCAATCTATCTGGCAAAAGGAGATGATAACTGA
- the fpoB gene encoding F(420)H(2) dehydrogenase subunit B has translation MDELNDNDTVENQEGFVEEIPGVITTTSMAINDFLKKTVAQDVINWGRKNSLWFLTQPMGCCGVEMIATGCAHYDTDRFGIIPRNSPRAADVMIISGYVTRKYLPALKTLWEQMAAPKWVICMGDCSISGGPFYESYSTVQNIDEMFPIDVFIPGCPPRPEALLQGFLELQKKIMAKKDRATDY, from the coding sequence ATGGATGAATTAAACGATAACGATACAGTTGAGAATCAGGAAGGTTTCGTGGAAGAGATCCCTGGTGTGATCACCACAACTTCCATGGCTATCAATGACTTCTTGAAAAAGACAGTGGCTCAGGATGTAATTAACTGGGGTAGGAAGAACTCCTTGTGGTTCCTGACCCAGCCAATGGGGTGCTGTGGTGTGGAAATGATCGCTACAGGTTGTGCTCACTATGATACGGACAGGTTCGGTATCATCCCACGTAACTCTCCAAGGGCTGCAGATGTCATGATCATTAGTGGATACGTGACAAGGAAATATCTTCCTGCACTTAAGACTCTGTGGGAACAGATGGCTGCACCAAAGTGGGTCATATGCATGGGTGACTGCTCTATTAGTGGTGGTCCTTTCTATGAATCCTACAGCACAGTGCAGAACATTGATGAAATGTTCCCAATAGATGTTTTTATTCCAGGATGTCCCCCAAGGCCGGAAGCCCTGCTTCAGGGATTCCTTGAACTTCAGAAGAAGATCATGGCCAAAAAGGACCGTGCAACAGATTATTGA
- the fpoC gene encoding F420H2 dehydrogenase subunit FpoC: MDAKSIIDSLVNKFQDSLTDAKVDSDIRISAYLEPDMIKDVCQYLKDELAFDHLSNETAVDYPKTNEIVVVYHIGSYDHPVLLTIKVKLPRDAPEIESIVPVYWNANWYEREVYELFGVKFNNHPDLRQLVLPEELLGDWPLRKDYEGFPNRTARNLV; encoded by the coding sequence ATGGATGCAAAAAGCATTATTGATTCACTGGTCAACAAGTTCCAGGACTCTCTTACGGACGCGAAAGTGGATTCTGATATAAGGATCTCCGCTTACCTGGAACCTGATATGATCAAAGATGTTTGCCAGTATCTGAAAGATGAACTTGCATTTGACCATCTTTCAAATGAGACTGCAGTAGACTATCCTAAGACGAACGAGATCGTGGTTGTATATCACATTGGATCATACGACCATCCTGTATTACTTACCATAAAGGTGAAGCTTCCAAGGGATGCTCCGGAGATCGAGTCTATCGTTCCTGTCTACTGGAATGCTAACTGGTATGAAAGAGAAGTTTACGAACTGTTCGGTGTTAAGTTCAACAACCATCCGGACCTCAGACAGCTTGTTCTTCCAGAGGAGCTGTTAGGGGATTGGCCTTTAAGGAAAGACTATGAAGGCTTCCCGAACAGGACTGCCAGAAATTTGGTGTGA
- the fpoK gene encoding F420H2 dehydrogenase subunit FpoK, translating into MIPLSWYLGLSAIVFSIGLYGLMSHKNGIRMLMCIELMLNSANINLVAFSSYNNDMTGQVFALFSIAIAAAEAAVGFAILMSIYRMRDMINVDKLNILRW; encoded by the coding sequence ATGATCCCGTTAAGCTGGTATCTTGGTCTTTCAGCTATCGTGTTCTCCATAGGTCTCTATGGATTGATGTCTCATAAGAACGGTATCAGGATGCTTATGTGTATAGAGCTTATGTTAAACTCTGCAAACATAAACCTGGTTGCCTTCTCAAGTTACAACAATGACATGACAGGACAGGTATTTGCACTGTTCTCCATTGCAATCGCTGCAGCAGAAGCAGCTGTCGGATTTGCGATACTCATGTCAATTTACAGGATGCGCGATATGATCAACGTTGATAAACTTAACATACTGAGGTGGTAA
- a CDS encoding methytransferase partner Trm112 gives MKKDLMDILACPICKGDLVLNISKEDEKEIISGTLYCSKCDEYFPIEDGIPNMLPPDLRE, from the coding sequence ATGAAGAAAGATCTCATGGATATTCTGGCGTGTCCCATATGTAAAGGAGACCTTGTTCTGAATATCTCAAAGGAAGATGAAAAGGAAATTATCTCGGGAACACTTTATTGTTCTAAATGTGACGAGTATTTCCCTATTGAGGATGGCATTCCTAATATGCTCCCTCCTGATCTCAGGGAATAA